In Zonotrichia albicollis isolate bZonAlb1 chromosome 11, bZonAlb1.hap1, whole genome shotgun sequence, a single genomic region encodes these proteins:
- the LOC106629227 gene encoding uncharacterized protein LOC106629227 yields the protein MGRIDRGWAGSVKDGQGQCRMGRVAVAARAPAGPRGSGCARAPPPGHPRLCRDGRRPCPPVCSRALHVSPLYSSPLVSPPMFPPCVPPGIRVPGGSWLAHCGVPPAAGVIPRGPQRSVGTRCCPGDAASVPPSFLEGNRKPPSEGVCPGKNHTGGASLHLCARAESLGRDVRALRVNSRTPLTQISLVLRPGLTMEISAIDIWKSPSGASGAARRYTSSLEGTSPAGRSQRLSRCKQCGHRQRLGDGYKKGGGGEAAGAAERELPAPACPALPGAAAPSGCGQSPRWALSGQRLRDRPGCADRGSPGEPRLLLPFLRTRTRCRRGTCRGAELGRSIRSVPRPPRPSPRRPRRRCRRSFLAGPARTPPAPRPAATPLRHLPGCPWLAVRPEGSAAFPPSSSATEVSGAPSPVLRGCPGARRPPPRASHHLQPAASASATAGAAHRPGPLPSERCPCGSRATEGAATEGCGQNSVCVNPAASRSRTAGTAAPGPSRTGLCIPAGPERRWGSGGLSLDGGTARLQAGALPQPLAAGLNPFLAPQPRQDGAGSPGTLGRPQPHTGDAAAAAAGPPGLQRHRPPALQAVLGAGRDQLSRAEDKQEYHRSGTGLAIAQRDFLTQDGTCFTVSAFSGWIKGVPHSGFKVEMSKGIILHLVDEVTSWLPGDLALSLTAQIILCIRLKSLISFLAQGKKAAYFVFTLEKS from the exons ATGGGCAGGATCGATAGAGGATGGGCAGGATCGGTGAAGGATGGGCAGGGTCAGTGCAGGATGGGCAGGGTCGCGGTGGCCGCGCGGGCTCCGGCCGGGCCGCGGGGCAGCGGCTGTGCAAGGGCGCCGCCTCCCGGCCACCCGCGGCTCTGCAGGGACGGTCGGCGCCCGTGTCCCCCCGTGTGTTCCCGTGCCCTCCATGTGTCACCCTTGTATTCCTCCCCCCTTGTGTCCCCCCCCATGTTCCCCCCGTGTGTCCCCCCTGGTATCCGTgtccctgggggctcctggctTGCACACTGTGGCGTGCCCCCCGCTGCCGGAGTTATCCCTCGGGGCCCCCAGCGCTCCGTGGGAACGAGGTGCTGCCCAGGGGATGCTGCCTCGGTACCTCCTTCCTTTCTCGAAGGAAACAGGAAACCGCCCAGCGAGGGAGTGTGCCCGGGAAAAAATCACACAGGAGGAGCCTCCCTGCACTTGTGTGCCAGAGCTGAGTCCCTGGGCAGGGATGTCCGTGCCCTGCGAGTGAATTCCCGCACACCACTCACTCAGATTAGCTTGGTTCTCCGCCCTGGCCTTACCATGGAAATCTCAGCCATCGATATTTG GAAAAGTCCCAG cGGGGCATCAGGCGCCGCTCGTAGATATACGTCCAGCCTGGAGGGAACGTCCCCGGCTGGGAGGAGCCAGCGGCTGAGCCGCTGTAAACAGTGCGGGCACCGCCAGCGGTTGGGAGATGGATATAAAAAGGGAGGCGGAGGGGAGGCAGCCGGAGCGGCGGAGCGGGAGCTGCCTGcgcctgcctgccctgccctgcccggtgcGGCGGCTCCGAGCGGCTGCGGGCAGAGTCCGCGGTGGGCGCTGTCGGGACAG CGGCTGCGGGACCGCCCGGGATGCGCCGACCGGGGGAGCCCCGGGGAGCCGCggctcctcctgcccttcctccGCACCCGGACCCGGTGCCGCCGCGGGACGTGCCGTGGAGCAGAGCTCGGCCGCAGCATCAGGTCGGTACCGCGCCCTCCGCGCCCctcgccccgccggccccgccgccgctgccgccgctcgtTTCTTGCAGGCCCTGCTCGGACGCCGCCCGCACCTCGCCCCGCAGCCACCCCCCTCCGACACCTGCCGGGCTGCCCGTGGCTCGCCGTGCGCCCCGAGGGCTCCGCCGCCTTCCCTCCCTCGTCATCCGCCACCGAGGTGAGCGGAGCCCCGAGCCCGGTGCTGCGGGGATGTCCCGGGGCTCGCCGACCGCCACCACGGGCCTCCCATCACCTTCAGCCCGCTGCATCCGCATCCGCGACGGCGGGAGCGGCGCACCGGCCCGGACCGCTGCCCTCGGAGCGCTGCCCCTGCGGCTCACGGGCCACCGAGGGGGCGGCCACGGAGGGCTGCGGGCAGAATTCGGTGTGCGTGAATCCAGCGGCATCCCGGAGCCGCACGGCCGGCACTGCCGCTCCCGGGCCCTCCCGGACAGGACTCTGCATCCCGGCCGGCCCCGAGAGGCGCTGGGGCAGCGGCGGGCTCAGCCTGGACGGCGGCACGGCACGGCTGCAGGCGGGGGCGCTTCCACAGCCACTCGCGGCCGGGCTCAACCCTTTcctggccccgcagccccggcaggATGGTGCCGGCAGCCCTGGGACACTCGGCCGCCCGCAGCCTCACACCGGAGacgcggctgctgctgctgcgggaccgccggggctgcagcggcaCCGTCCGCCCGCGCTACAG GCAGTCCTGGGCGCTGGTAGGGATCAGCTTTCCAGAGCAGAAGATAAGCAGGAGTATCACAGGAGTGGAACAGGGTTAGCCATCGCCCAAAGAGATTTCCTCACACAGGACGGCACCTGTTTCACTGTTTCTGCTTTCAGTGGATGGATAAAAG GTGTGCCTCATAGTGGATTTAAAGTGGAAATGTCCAAAGGAATAATTCTTCATCTGGTGGATGAGGTTACAAGTTGGTTACCTGGTGACCTGGCATTGTCACTGACAGCACAGATTATTTTATGCATCAGGCTGAAGAGTTTAATCTCCTTCCTTGCCCAAGGAAAAAAG GCAGCCTACTTTGTCTTCACATTGGAGAAGTCATAG